One genomic region from Acidobacteriota bacterium encodes:
- a CDS encoding pyridoxal phosphate-dependent aminotransferase, translated as MNTAKPVSLNLNLRGMGQSATLAINEQSRLLREQGQTVFAMGLGQSPFPVPESVIEALRLAAAEKDYLPVKGLPALREAVANFHRNHEQIDANPDGVIIGPGSKELMFLLQLTFYGEIIVTSPCWVSYLPQARIIGRTVSVIPRSFEQKWKLTAEQLTNTLEGEADDYRPRLLVLNYPGNPTGQSYSADELEQIAEVARRFGVIILSDEIYGHLHHRGEHVSIARFYPEGTIVSSGLSKWCGAGGWRLGTFYFPPDLGWLLEALTAVASETYTSVCAPIQHAAVHAFRCGVDIERYLWHARRILSALASQCTDMLRQAGLGVHLPDGAFYLFVDFTPIRERLAARDLGDGPSLCKRLLMETGVAILPGASFARSPQELTARLAYVNFDGARALAASQNTPLDQELPPGFPREYCEDVLVGVERLVEWVGAES; from the coding sequence ATGAACACAGCTAAACCCGTAAGTCTCAACCTCAATCTTCGCGGCATGGGGCAGTCCGCAACCCTTGCCATCAACGAGCAGAGCCGTTTGCTCCGTGAGCAAGGCCAGACCGTCTTTGCGATGGGACTGGGCCAGTCACCATTTCCGGTTCCAGAGTCTGTGATCGAGGCTCTCAGGCTGGCCGCTGCCGAAAAAGACTATCTGCCGGTGAAAGGCTTGCCGGCACTTCGTGAGGCAGTGGCGAACTTTCACCGGAATCACGAACAGATCGACGCCAACCCTGACGGCGTCATCATCGGACCCGGCTCCAAAGAGTTGATGTTCCTTCTCCAGCTGACGTTTTACGGTGAGATCATCGTCACCTCTCCCTGCTGGGTCTCGTACCTGCCTCAGGCCCGCATCATCGGTCGCACGGTCAGCGTGATTCCCAGAAGCTTCGAGCAGAAGTGGAAGCTGACAGCCGAGCAGCTGACCAACACTCTCGAGGGCGAGGCGGACGACTATCGTCCACGGCTGTTGGTATTGAACTACCCCGGCAACCCGACGGGCCAAAGCTACTCCGCCGATGAACTCGAGCAGATCGCGGAAGTGGCCAGGCGATTTGGGGTGATCATTCTCTCGGATGAGATATACGGCCACCTCCACCACCGGGGAGAACATGTCTCCATTGCCCGCTTCTATCCGGAAGGCACGATTGTGAGTTCCGGGCTCTCGAAATGGTGCGGTGCCGGCGGGTGGCGGCTGGGCACGTTCTATTTTCCGCCGGACCTCGGGTGGTTGCTGGAGGCTCTGACCGCCGTAGCCAGCGAAACATACACGTCAGTCTGCGCCCCGATTCAGCACGCAGCTGTTCACGCCTTTCGTTGCGGTGTGGATATCGAACGGTATCTCTGGCACGCGCGCCGGATTCTCTCTGCTCTGGCGAGCCAATGTACGGACATGCTCCGTCAGGCGGGCCTTGGTGTGCATTTACCGGATGGAGCGTTTTATCTTTTCGTGGACTTCACGCCGATACGTGAGCGTCTGGCGGCTCGCGACCTGGGTGATGGCCCCTCGCTCTGCAAACGCCTGTTGATGGAGACGGGCGTGGCCATCCTGCCGGGGGCATCCTTCGCGCGGTCGCCGCAGGAGCTCACCGCCCGGCTTGCGTACGTGAATTTCGACGGCGCCCGCGCCCTCGCCGCAAGCCAAAATACCCCCCTTGACCAGGAGCTGCCCCCGGGTTTCCCGCGAGAATATTGTGAGGATGTTCTGGTGGGGGTTGAACGACTCGTCGAGTGGGTTGGGGCCGAATCATAA